One window of the Candidatus Jettenia sp. genome contains the following:
- the zwf gene encoding glucose-6-phosphate dehydrogenase, translated as MMVFGDEKSKVIEPLGRISNPCIMVIFGASGDLAKRKLIPALYNLARERLLSKEFAVVGFARRKMSHEEFREKISQDMKELGMGELDPDLWNWLVQRLYYLPGDVQDPNAYQQLQNLLTDVDKKHGTQGNYLYYLATDPEFFSRIIRQFGSAGLVREENSHWRRVIIEKPFGRDLDSARALNQEIREVLNESQIYRIDHYLGKETVQNILVFRFANGIFEPIWNRRYIDHVQITVAESIGVGQRGGYYDNAGALRDMVPNHIFQLLTLTAMEPPISFEANAVRDEQVKILRAIQYISPEEVLRYTVRGQYGEGIVGEQRTPAYRSEQNVSPNSYTETFVALKLYIDNWRWANVPFYLRTGKRLPCRVTEIAIQFKSAPFVLFRKTAVEQLKPNLLVLYIQPNEGISLNFGAKIPGPIVRMGAVDMEFRYADYFGSTPSTGHERLLYDCMLGDATLFQRADMVEAGWSVVSTIQDVWKALPYRKFPNYAAGTWGPQEADDLMARDGREWRKCIS; from the coding sequence ATGATGGTATTCGGAGACGAAAAGAGTAAAGTTATTGAGCCGCTAGGGCGAATAAGTAACCCTTGCATCATGGTTATCTTTGGCGCTTCCGGCGATTTGGCTAAACGTAAACTCATCCCCGCGCTCTATAACCTGGCAAGAGAGCGCTTGCTCTCTAAAGAATTTGCGGTTGTCGGATTCGCCCGCCGCAAGATGAGTCATGAAGAATTCCGTGAAAAGATTAGCCAGGATATGAAAGAGCTTGGCATGGGCGAGCTTGATCCTGATTTGTGGAATTGGCTTGTCCAGCGACTTTATTATCTGCCAGGGGATGTTCAGGATCCAAATGCCTACCAACAGCTTCAGAATTTATTGACAGATGTAGATAAAAAGCATGGCACACAGGGAAATTATCTGTACTACCTCGCAACAGACCCTGAATTCTTTTCTCGAATTATCCGGCAATTCGGCTCTGCCGGACTTGTACGCGAAGAGAACAGCCACTGGAGAAGGGTCATAATTGAGAAGCCCTTCGGACGTGATCTGGATTCTGCGCGTGCCCTTAACCAGGAAATCAGAGAGGTGCTAAACGAGAGTCAAATCTACCGCATTGATCATTACCTTGGTAAGGAAACTGTGCAAAATATCCTGGTATTTCGCTTCGCCAATGGCATTTTTGAGCCCATTTGGAATAGACGTTACATCGATCATGTACAAATAACCGTTGCCGAGAGTATTGGCGTAGGACAACGCGGCGGATACTACGATAACGCGGGGGCTTTACGCGACATGGTGCCTAATCATATATTTCAGTTGCTTACCTTGACGGCAATGGAACCGCCTATCTCCTTTGAGGCAAATGCAGTACGAGACGAGCAGGTTAAGATTTTACGTGCTATTCAATATATATCACCAGAAGAAGTCCTCAGGTACACCGTAAGAGGGCAGTATGGTGAAGGCATTGTTGGAGAACAAAGGACGCCTGCTTATCGGTCAGAGCAGAATGTCTCTCCTAACTCTTATACTGAAACGTTCGTAGCATTAAAGCTGTATATAGATAACTGGCGCTGGGCAAATGTTCCTTTTTATCTTCGGACTGGAAAACGGCTTCCCTGCCGTGTTACCGAAATTGCCATTCAATTTAAGAGCGCCCCCTTTGTGCTGTTCCGGAAAACGGCTGTTGAGCAATTAAAACCTAATTTATTGGTACTTTATATCCAGCCTAACGAGGGTATTTCGTTAAATTTCGGGGCTAAAATACCAGGCCCAATCGTACGGATGGGCGCCGTCGATATGGAGTTTCGCTATGCAGACTATTTTGGCAGCACACCAAGCACCGGACATGAGAGATTGCTCTATGATTGCATGCTGGGAGATGCAACCCTGTTTCAACGAGCTGATATGGTTGAAGCAGGCTGGAGCGTGGTATCCACAATCCAGGATGTATGGAAAGCGCTCCCTTATCGGAAATTTCCCAATTATGCAGCCGGAACCTGGGGGCCACAAGAAGCTGATGATTTAATGGCAAGAGATGGGCGGGAGTGGAGAAAGTGCATCTCGTAA
- the pgl gene encoding 6-phosphogluconolactonase, translating to MASDNYEIQIVANLDELSRRAAEEFIYRARKAIQAKGFFTGVLPGGSTPKALYTLLANNRYLDQVSWSKIHVFWGDERCVPSTHPESNFRMASDSLLSKVPIPKENIHRMPAEQEDHDRAAQEYERMLKTFFRLKIGEYPRFDLILLGMGDDGHTASLFPGTTALKETKRLAVANYIEKLHTYRLTLTAPAINYASNIIFLISGETKASILKEVVEGAYEPSRLPTQLIQPVEGRLIFLVDRTAASKLAKENPRTL from the coding sequence ATGGCTTCCGATAACTATGAAATCCAGATTGTAGCAAATCTTGATGAGTTAAGCCGTAGGGCAGCAGAAGAATTTATTTACCGGGCAAGGAAAGCAATACAGGCAAAGGGATTCTTCACGGGTGTGCTGCCTGGAGGTTCAACACCCAAGGCGCTCTATACGTTACTTGCCAATAACCGATATCTCGATCAGGTATCCTGGTCGAAAATACATGTATTCTGGGGTGATGAGCGATGTGTACCCTCAACCCATCCGGAAAGTAATTTTCGCATGGCAAGCGATTCATTGCTCAGCAAAGTTCCGATTCCAAAAGAGAATATTCATCGAATGCCAGCCGAACAGGAAGATCACGACCGTGCAGCGCAAGAATACGAGCGCATGCTAAAAACATTCTTCCGTCTAAAGATAGGAGAGTATCCACGGTTTGATCTGATCCTCCTTGGCATGGGCGATGACGGACATACGGCCTCTCTCTTTCCAGGAACGACTGCACTTAAGGAAACGAAACGTCTGGCCGTTGCCAATTATATAGAGAAGCTTCACACATACCGCCTCACACTAACGGCACCGGCAATTAATTATGCCAGCAATATCATATTTCTCATTTCAGGAGAGACAAAGGCTTCTATCCTAAAAGAAGTGGTTGAAGGCGCCTATGAGCCCAGCCGCCTGCCAACTCAACTTATCCAACCAGTGGAAGGAAGGCTTATATTTCTTGTGGACCGAACAGCTGCCAGCAAACTGGCGAAAGAAAACCCGCGAACTCTATGA
- the rpiB gene encoding ribose 5-phosphate isomerase B has protein sequence MRIAIGADHEGFMLKENLIMYLRELKYEVVDVGTHNTESVDYPDFAEAVGIAIREGRADRGILICCSGVGASVAATKIPGIRAGLCHDTYSAHQGVEHDDMNILVLGACVVGRDLARELVRAFVGAKFTGEERHCRRLEKIRVLEKRYHQQTVHERQKEL, from the coding sequence ATGCGGATTGCTATTGGAGCTGACCATGAGGGATTCATGTTGAAGGAAAACCTTATCATGTATCTGCGTGAACTAAAATACGAAGTCGTGGACGTGGGCACACACAACACCGAGTCTGTAGATTACCCTGATTTTGCAGAAGCTGTTGGAATTGCCATAAGAGAGGGCCGCGCCGACCGGGGTATTCTCATCTGCTGTAGCGGCGTTGGAGCTTCCGTGGCAGCAACCAAGATACCTGGCATTCGCGCCGGGCTCTGTCACGATACCTACTCTGCTCATCAGGGGGTAGAGCACGATGACATGAATATTCTTGTACTCGGGGCATGCGTGGTCGGGCGTGATTTGGCACGAGAACTTGTTCGGGCATTTGTAGGAGCTAAATTTACCGGCGAGGAGCGGCACTGCCGCAGGCTGGAAAAGATTCGTGTGCTGGAAAAACGCTATCACCAGCAAACGGTACATGAGAGGCAGAAGGAGCTATGA
- a CDS encoding glycoside hydrolase family 15 protein: MPRDIPVGNGSMLVTFDREYQIRDFYYPHVGQENHSIGHPSRMGVWVDGQFSWLNSEWQKILNYKEDTLVTDVKAKNNRLKIELQMYDTVDFHLNIFVKEIIVRNLEGRDREIRLFFNHDFHIYGNEVGDTAYYDPETRAVIHYKAQRYFLINCCDPNKCGIDHFATGIKEVLGAEGTWRDAEDGKLSGNPIAQGSVDSTLGINLEVKAYGENVAHYWIAAGTKHREVVRLNKIIWEKTPEELIRRTENYWKLWVNKEMINFYDLPQKIVSFFKRSLLIIRTQIDAHGAIIAANDSDIITMGRDTYSYMWPRDGALVAYALIKCGYMDVTKQFFKFCAEVLSTEGYLLHKYNPDGSFASSWHPWLKDNQKSLPIQEDGIALVIWALWNHYHEFRDIEFVKPLYKSLIINTAEFMVRFRDEETGLPLSSYDLWEERYGVHTFTVSAVIAGLRAAGNFACAFGEQEYGRKYYDIANNMKDALVTYFYQEKEGRFARMGTKALKGYELDMTADASLFGLVTLDIFSPELSIIASTMNAVKEKLRVKTSVGGIARYTNDYYHQISNDIERIPGNPWFICTLWLADYEIAKAKNLTELNSVLSVVEWVIDRALASGVLAEQVNPYTNEPLSVSPLTWSHAAFVTVLVKYMEKREKIAVCAECGNSVLYMHRHAQKPCESELH, from the coding sequence ATGCCCAGAGACATCCCTGTAGGAAATGGTTCAATGTTGGTTACTTTTGATCGGGAATATCAGATCAGAGATTTCTATTATCCTCACGTAGGACAGGAAAATCACAGTATTGGACATCCATCGAGGATGGGTGTCTGGGTTGATGGCCAATTTAGTTGGTTAAATAGCGAATGGCAAAAGATATTAAACTATAAAGAAGACACCTTAGTAACTGATGTAAAGGCAAAAAATAACCGACTAAAGATCGAACTCCAGATGTATGATACGGTAGATTTCCATTTGAATATTTTTGTGAAAGAAATTATCGTAAGAAATCTGGAAGGAAGAGATCGGGAAATACGGTTGTTTTTTAATCATGATTTTCATATTTATGGAAATGAAGTTGGGGATACGGCCTATTACGATCCGGAAACAAGAGCAGTCATCCATTATAAGGCACAGCGATATTTTTTAATTAATTGCTGCGATCCGAATAAATGCGGTATAGATCATTTTGCTACCGGGATCAAGGAAGTATTGGGCGCTGAAGGAACGTGGAGGGACGCAGAAGATGGCAAATTAAGCGGCAATCCTATTGCTCAGGGTTCGGTTGATTCTACCCTTGGTATCAATCTCGAAGTAAAGGCATACGGTGAAAATGTAGCACATTATTGGATTGCAGCAGGAACAAAGCACCGTGAAGTCGTGAGATTAAACAAGATAATTTGGGAAAAAACACCTGAAGAGCTAATCCGTCGCACGGAAAATTACTGGAAACTATGGGTCAATAAAGAGATGATTAACTTCTACGATCTTCCCCAAAAAATCGTTTCCTTTTTTAAAAGAAGCCTGCTGATTATCCGGACACAAATTGATGCACACGGTGCCATTATTGCTGCAAATGATTCTGATATTATTACCATGGGAAGAGATACTTACTCTTATATGTGGCCACGGGATGGCGCCCTGGTTGCATATGCCCTTATTAAGTGTGGGTATATGGATGTCACGAAGCAATTTTTTAAATTCTGCGCAGAGGTTCTTTCCACCGAAGGCTACCTCCTCCATAAGTATAATCCAGATGGATCTTTTGCCAGCTCATGGCACCCCTGGCTGAAGGATAACCAAAAGAGCCTTCCCATTCAGGAGGATGGGATCGCCCTGGTTATTTGGGCATTATGGAATCATTATCATGAATTCAGGGATATTGAATTTGTAAAACCCCTGTACAAAAGCCTCATAATCAATACCGCAGAATTTATGGTTAGATTTCGCGACGAAGAAACAGGCTTACCGCTTAGTTCGTATGATTTATGGGAAGAGCGTTACGGAGTGCATACCTTTACCGTATCAGCCGTAATCGCTGGCCTCCGGGCTGCAGGCAACTTTGCCTGTGCATTCGGCGAGCAAGAATATGGCAGAAAATATTATGATATCGCAAATAACATGAAAGATGCCCTGGTAACATATTTTTATCAGGAGAAAGAAGGGCGGTTTGCAAGGATGGGCACGAAGGCCTTAAAAGGGTACGAACTCGACATGACGGCAGATGCAAGCCTTTTTGGACTTGTTACCCTCGATATATTCAGCCCGGAATTATCAATAATTGCATCAACTATGAATGCCGTTAAAGAGAAACTGCGGGTAAAAACCTCTGTGGGTGGAATTGCCAGGTATACGAATGATTATTATCATCAGATCAGTAATGATATCGAACGTATACCTGGAAACCCCTGGTTTATTTGTACCTTATGGCTGGCAGATTATGAGATTGCGAAGGCAAAGAATTTGACTGAGCTAAACAGTGTATTGTCTGTTGTGGAGTGGGTTATCGACAGGGCATTAGCCTCTGGTGTCCTCGCTGAACAGGTTAACCCATATACCAATGAACCATTATCTGTATCTCCTTTAACCTGGAGTCATGCGGCATTTGTTACCGTATTGGTAAAGTATATGGAGAAGCGAGAAAAGATTGCAGTATGTGCTGAATGTGGTAATTCAGTGCTTTATATGCACCGGCATGCCCAAAAGCCCTGTGAGTCTGAGTTACATTAA
- a CDS encoding response regulator, which produces MKTILVVEDDKNQLLLYKNELSLEGYNIITAMDGCEAVNKARDYSPDLIIMDIQMPKMDGIESIGKILGERRNVPIIINTAYSNYKNKFASWSADAYIIKSSDLNELKEKIKELIR; this is translated from the coding sequence ATGAAAACTATTCTTGTGGTAGAAGATGATAAAAACCAACTCTTACTCTATAAAAATGAGTTGTCACTAGAAGGATACAATATTATTACGGCAATGGATGGCTGTGAAGCAGTAAACAAGGCACGGGATTATTCTCCAGACCTGATTATCATGGATATTCAAATGCCCAAGATGGACGGCATCGAATCCATTGGTAAAATTTTAGGCGAGCGGAGGAATGTGCCTATCATTATTAATACCGCTTATAGCAATTATAAAAACAAATTTGCGTCATGGTCAGCCGATGCTTATATTATTAAGTCATCAGATTTGAACGAATTAAAAGAAAAGATAAAGGAATTAATACGTTAG
- the gnd gene encoding decarboxylating 6-phosphogluconate dehydrogenase, whose amino-acid sequence MQLGMIGLGRMGANMVRRLIRGEHHCIVYNRTPDKVKEFINEGATGTTSLEEFVSKLSKPRVAWVMVPSGDPTEQMVLALGERMEPGDIIVDGGNSYYKDDVRRAKFLKGKGIHYVDVGTSGGIWGRERGYCLMIGGETDTIKHLLPLFKTLAPGRGEISRTPGRENTESTAEHGYLHCGPNGAGHFVKMIHNGIEYGMMQAYAEGFDILKNANSENLPEDCQYNFNFADIAEVWRRGSVVGSWLLDLTAMALLENPTLSDYSGFVQDSGEGRWTIMAAIEEGVPVNVLSAALYTRFRSRQEHTFAEKLLSAMRFKFGGHVEYPAKG is encoded by the coding sequence ATGCAATTGGGTATGATTGGTTTGGGAAGAATGGGAGCAAACATGGTACGGCGTTTAATACGCGGAGAGCATCACTGTATCGTGTACAATCGGACCCCCGATAAAGTAAAAGAATTCATCAACGAAGGGGCAACCGGAACAACATCTCTGGAAGAATTTGTCAGCAAGCTTAGTAAGCCACGGGTAGCGTGGGTTATGGTTCCCTCCGGTGATCCAACCGAACAGATGGTATTAGCATTGGGAGAGCGCATGGAGCCAGGCGACATTATCGTCGATGGCGGCAACTCTTACTACAAAGATGACGTGCGCCGCGCAAAGTTCCTGAAAGGGAAAGGGATTCATTATGTCGACGTAGGCACAAGTGGTGGCATCTGGGGGCGTGAGCGTGGCTATTGCCTGATGATAGGAGGAGAAACTGATACCATCAAACACCTCCTGCCCCTTTTCAAAACCCTTGCACCAGGACGCGGAGAGATATCTCGTACCCCCGGACGTGAAAACACAGAAAGCACAGCCGAACATGGCTACCTTCACTGTGGTCCAAATGGCGCTGGTCATTTTGTCAAGATGATCCACAACGGTATCGAATATGGTATGATGCAGGCTTATGCGGAGGGTTTCGACATACTAAAAAATGCAAATTCGGAGAATCTACCCGAAGATTGTCAATACAACTTCAATTTCGCTGATATTGCCGAGGTATGGAGACGAGGAAGTGTTGTCGGATCGTGGCTTCTTGATCTGACGGCAATGGCGCTTCTGGAAAATCCAACGCTATCTGACTACTCAGGATTTGTGCAAGATTCCGGTGAAGGACGGTGGACGATTATGGCGGCCATTGAAGAAGGCGTGCCAGTCAATGTACTTTCTGCTGCACTTTATACCCGTTTTCGTTCGCGGCAGGAACATACCTTTGCTGAAAAGCTGCTATCAGCCATGCGGTTTAAGTTTGGCGGCCATGTTGAATATCCTGCGAAAGGATAG